A DNA window from Rhizobium acidisoli contains the following coding sequences:
- a CDS encoding ABC transporter substrate-binding protein, producing the protein MSAGGQFVLNREDEMKLGILWSAVAIASAATMLGGTPARAEKSDKAITVVLAVELDSLDPCDTQPAQNANVVRGNVFESLTRVSPVNGKVEPLLADSWKQTSDKTWEFKLKKGVKFHDGTDFNAAAAAANIMRTQGGSNFPGLACLNSGQIPTPVTAEAVDDLTLNVTTTVVDPILPLRLSYVDIGDLVSQTKPDKVLNPVGTGPYKFVSRKQGDAVKLTRFDGYWGTAPQIKDVTYIVRKEASVRASMVETGEAQIALSIQAQDATDDDRTVTFKDNRIFVMRPMTFKEPFKDPRVRQALSYAIDRDTIVPAILGITGAPYYQMLGPQVNAYLPDYDSAGAMKYDPAKAKELIAAAKADGHAVDTPFDIVTRPDILPDGGELVQAIAQNLREVGLQANIKSMENTAWREFLRQPFPPEQPPTLQMISHDNTSGDASFSFPKYITCKGINSAICNPEIDKLVAAADVAAGDERDQLYRKAAEILYKDGGFIGIAEQIRLIMLGEGVNYKANPLSGLEVRIADVQLN; encoded by the coding sequence TTGAGCGCCGGCGGTCAATTTGTCTTAAACAGGGAGGATGAAATGAAATTAGGTATTTTGTGGAGTGCGGTTGCGATCGCAAGCGCGGCGACCATGCTCGGCGGCACTCCGGCGCGAGCCGAGAAATCCGACAAGGCAATTACCGTTGTTCTGGCCGTCGAGCTGGACTCGCTCGATCCTTGCGACACGCAGCCGGCGCAGAACGCAAACGTCGTGCGGGGCAATGTATTCGAGTCGCTTACGCGCGTGAGCCCGGTGAATGGCAAGGTAGAGCCACTTCTTGCCGACTCCTGGAAACAGACCAGCGACAAGACTTGGGAGTTCAAGCTCAAGAAAGGCGTGAAATTCCATGACGGAACCGACTTCAATGCGGCGGCCGCAGCTGCAAACATCATGCGCACCCAGGGCGGCTCCAACTTCCCCGGCCTCGCCTGCCTGAACAGCGGGCAGATTCCGACACCCGTCACTGCCGAGGCTGTTGACGACCTGACGCTCAACGTGACAACCACCGTTGTCGATCCGATCCTTCCCCTGCGGCTTTCCTACGTTGATATCGGCGACCTTGTCAGCCAGACGAAGCCGGACAAGGTTCTCAATCCCGTCGGCACCGGGCCCTACAAGTTCGTCAGCAGGAAACAGGGCGACGCGGTAAAGCTGACGCGGTTTGACGGTTATTGGGGGACCGCGCCGCAGATCAAGGACGTGACCTACATCGTCCGCAAGGAAGCCTCCGTCAGAGCAAGCATGGTCGAAACCGGAGAAGCCCAGATTGCGCTGAGCATCCAGGCTCAGGACGCGACAGACGATGACCGCACCGTCACTTTCAAAGACAACCGTATTTTCGTGATGCGTCCGATGACCTTCAAGGAGCCGTTCAAGGACCCACGGGTCCGCCAGGCGCTTTCCTACGCCATCGACCGCGACACCATCGTGCCCGCGATCCTGGGCATCACCGGGGCTCCTTATTACCAGATGCTGGGTCCGCAGGTGAATGCCTACCTTCCCGACTACGACTCCGCAGGCGCCATGAAATACGATCCGGCGAAAGCCAAGGAATTGATCGCTGCCGCCAAGGCCGATGGGCATGCCGTCGACACGCCCTTCGATATCGTTACGCGACCGGATATCCTGCCCGACGGCGGTGAACTCGTGCAGGCTATCGCGCAGAATCTTCGCGAAGTCGGCCTGCAGGCAAACATCAAAAGTATGGAAAACACCGCCTGGCGCGAGTTTCTTCGTCAACCCTTCCCACCGGAGCAGCCGCCGACATTGCAGATGATCTCGCATGACAATACGTCCGGCGATGCAAGCTTCAGCTTCCCGAAATACATTACCTGCAAGGGAATTAACTCTGCGATCTGCAATCCAGAGATCGACAAACTTGTCGCTGCCGCCGACGTCGCAGCCGGTGACGAGCGTGACCAACTTTACCGCAAAGCGGCCGAGATCCTCTACAAGGACGGCGGCTTCATCGGAATTGCCGAGCAAATCCGTCTGATCATGCTCGGCGAGGGTGTAAACTACAAAGCCAATCCGCTCTCGGGACTGGAGGTCCGGATTGCCGACGTCCAACTGAACTGA
- a CDS encoding ABC transporter permease, which produces MLTYLGRRLLSGFITLLGVIIVVFFLSRLTGSPIDLFFPEGAEPAQIEAFNRAYGLDKPLIEQFGIFLVNVGQGDFGTSIWQQRPAMEAALSEMPMTLVLASIAMSISILVALVLGSLAAVYRFRAIDRIVTILSLMTSSMPHFWFALVGILIFAVQLRLLPTSGSNSWMSWILPVATVSIGPIGVLTQVVRGAMIDVLSSGYIRNARARGFSGRRVVYRHALRNAALPIISVAGDIAAGMVNGAVIVSVVFAFPGIGRLIVGAILNRDFPVLQASVVVVGVSIILLNLLIDLICTVVDPRIRLT; this is translated from the coding sequence ATGCTCACCTATCTTGGACGGCGCCTGCTCTCGGGATTTATAACGCTCCTTGGCGTTATTATCGTCGTCTTCTTTCTGTCGCGTCTCACCGGATCGCCGATCGACCTGTTCTTTCCGGAGGGAGCCGAGCCCGCCCAGATCGAGGCTTTCAACCGGGCCTATGGCCTCGACAAGCCTTTGATCGAGCAATTTGGTATTTTCCTTGTCAACGTCGGCCAAGGGGATTTCGGCACGTCTATCTGGCAACAGCGTCCTGCAATGGAAGCTGCGCTGAGCGAGATGCCTATGACGCTGGTGCTGGCGTCGATCGCTATGTCGATCTCCATTCTCGTCGCCCTTGTTCTGGGCTCACTTGCGGCCGTCTATCGATTTCGGGCGATCGACCGCATTGTCACCATCCTTTCCCTGATGACGAGCAGCATGCCGCATTTCTGGTTCGCGCTCGTCGGCATCTTGATCTTCGCCGTACAGTTACGGCTTCTTCCAACCTCAGGCAGCAATAGCTGGATGTCCTGGATTCTGCCGGTGGCGACGGTGAGCATTGGCCCGATCGGCGTTCTCACGCAGGTCGTCCGCGGCGCAATGATCGACGTGCTGTCGTCAGGATATATCCGGAATGCCCGGGCACGCGGCTTCAGCGGGCGCCGCGTTGTCTACCGACATGCGCTTCGCAACGCCGCACTGCCTATCATTTCCGTTGCGGGCGATATTGCTGCAGGCATGGTCAACGGCGCAGTGATTGTCAGTGTCGTCTTCGCATTTCCCGGGATCGGGCGGCTTATCGTCGGCGCAATCCTCAACCGCGATTTTCCCGTGCTGCAGGCGAGCGTGGTCGTTGTCGGCGTATCAATCATTCTGCTTAACCTGCTGATCGACCTGATCTGCACGGTGGTCGATCCGCGGATCAGACTCACATGA
- a CDS encoding ABC transporter permease — protein MFVSSPLAVASATWLLFVLVLAFVVAPLVVDVANHQTIGLRFFAPFQFDKGFAFFLGADSLGRPIMLQLIVGARTSVLIAIFSVGISATIGYAIGLISGYFGGWVDNILLRIADIIHTVPSLLMALVVLFVLQPSILNLVIVLGITRIPVYLRTSRTQTMEVRERMFVEVAKAIGASDWRIITRDIAPLVFPTIRTLAMLEVAAVILSAASLTFLGIGLQRPDVDWGMMVSDGRAYLKSAWFVAVFPGIVIVLTALSANILSNWLRAVEDPAQSTLFFRARKKKRSSSQ, from the coding sequence ATGTTTGTTTCATCGCCGCTCGCCGTTGCCTCCGCGACATGGCTGTTGTTCGTTCTCGTTCTCGCCTTTGTCGTTGCGCCCCTCGTCGTCGACGTAGCCAACCATCAGACCATCGGCCTGCGGTTCTTCGCTCCGTTCCAGTTCGACAAGGGATTTGCATTCTTCCTGGGGGCCGATAGCCTCGGGCGCCCTATCATGCTCCAACTGATCGTCGGAGCGCGCACGTCCGTGCTCATAGCAATCTTTTCCGTCGGCATCTCCGCGACGATCGGCTATGCGATTGGCCTGATATCCGGCTACTTCGGAGGCTGGGTGGACAATATCCTGCTGCGGATCGCCGATATCATTCATACCGTTCCTTCGCTGCTGATGGCGCTGGTGGTTCTGTTCGTATTGCAGCCCAGCATCCTGAACCTGGTCATCGTCCTCGGCATCACCCGCATTCCGGTCTATCTCAGAACCAGCCGCACGCAAACCATGGAGGTTCGCGAGCGGATGTTCGTCGAGGTCGCCAAGGCGATAGGCGCATCCGACTGGCGCATCATCACGCGCGACATAGCGCCGCTCGTTTTTCCGACGATCAGGACGCTTGCCATGCTCGAGGTCGCAGCGGTCATTCTATCCGCGGCGAGCCTGACATTCCTGGGGATCGGCTTGCAGCGGCCGGATGTCGATTGGGGCATGATGGTTTCGGACGGCAGGGCCTATCTGAAGAGCGCATGGTTTGTCGCCGTCTTCCCTGGCATCGTCATCGTGTTGACCGCCTTGTCGGCAAATATCCTGTCGAACTGGCTGCGCGCAGTCGAGGATCCTGCTCAAAGCACCCTCTTCTTCCGCGCCCGAAAGAAAAAGAGGAGCAGCAGCCAATGA
- a CDS encoding ABC transporter ATP-binding protein yields MTRLLEISDLRIFFESGFGKVDAVRGVSLSMDMGDAIAVVGASGSGKTVLGRSMLGLVDAPGVVQGSIRFDGTEIVGRSEKDLRGIRGLGIGMVFQDALDGLNPVYSIGSQLSEIFTVRLGLSRSQAKSQAISLMEQVGIRRADERYNDYPHQFSGGMRQRICIAMAIGLKPKILIADEPTTALDVTVQAGILRLIKSLQSETGMGLIFVTHDLAVARMISTRIVVMYAGQIVEQGLTEEIFLRPKHPYTRALLAAHPARARSWRDLEPIPDAFVTDSSSGEGTSHSSPQMVVTS; encoded by the coding sequence ATGACCAGGCTTCTCGAAATTTCAGACCTCAGAATCTTCTTCGAGAGCGGTTTCGGAAAGGTTGACGCCGTTCGTGGTGTATCGCTGTCGATGGACATGGGCGATGCGATTGCGGTGGTCGGCGCAAGCGGGTCCGGCAAAACCGTCCTCGGCCGATCGATGCTCGGCCTTGTCGACGCACCGGGTGTCGTGCAAGGCAGCATCCGCTTTGACGGCACGGAGATCGTCGGAAGGTCCGAGAAGGACCTGCGCGGCATCCGCGGCCTTGGAATCGGAATGGTGTTCCAGGACGCCCTCGACGGCTTGAACCCGGTCTACTCGATCGGTTCGCAGCTCAGCGAAATCTTCACGGTCAGGTTGGGCCTATCCCGTTCACAGGCAAAGTCGCAAGCCATCAGCCTGATGGAACAGGTTGGCATTCGCCGCGCAGATGAGCGTTACAACGATTATCCGCACCAGTTTTCCGGCGGTATGCGCCAGCGCATTTGTATTGCTATGGCGATCGGCCTGAAACCGAAGATCCTGATTGCCGACGAGCCGACCACTGCACTCGATGTCACGGTGCAGGCAGGGATCCTGCGGCTGATCAAGAGCCTCCAATCCGAAACAGGAATGGGCCTCATTTTCGTGACACACGATCTTGCGGTCGCTCGGATGATTTCGACGCGGATCGTGGTGATGTATGCGGGCCAGATCGTCGAACAAGGCTTGACCGAGGAGATCTTCTTGCGGCCGAAGCACCCTTACACCCGGGCTCTGCTTGCAGCTCACCCCGCACGTGCTCGCTCTTGGCGTGATCTGGAACCAATTCCGGATGCGTTCGTAACCGACTCGTCCTCGGGCGAGGGAACCAGCCATTCCAGCCCGCAGATGGTCGTGACCAGTTAG
- a CDS encoding ATP-binding cassette domain-containing protein, whose translation MNDHKAEFKSPLLEVQGLRKTFGGRGGKPGPIVAVDDISFSLNPGECLAVVGESGSGKSTLARTLLRLLDADSGSVLYEGRDLLSLPRAEMQRQRRYLQMVFQDPYASLHPRRTVAQLISEPWEIHPGVVEKSGRPARIDALLAEVNLPKHFSSYYPNQMSGGQRQRVAIARALALEPKILILDEPVSALDVSVQAQVIKVLMTLQERRDLAYIFISHDLPLVRLVAHKVAVMNRGRFVEAGPTDTVFDNPSDEYTRTLLASSPAIAEDA comes from the coding sequence ATGAATGATCACAAGGCCGAATTCAAATCCCCTTTGCTGGAGGTTCAGGGTCTTCGCAAGACGTTTGGCGGCCGCGGCGGAAAACCCGGCCCGATCGTCGCGGTCGACGATATCAGCTTCTCGCTCAATCCCGGAGAGTGCCTGGCGGTCGTCGGTGAATCCGGCTCCGGCAAATCGACACTTGCGCGCACGCTGCTCAGGCTTCTGGATGCCGACAGCGGCTCCGTCCTGTATGAAGGCCGCGACCTGCTGTCACTGCCGCGCGCCGAGATGCAGCGCCAACGCCGATACCTGCAAATGGTCTTCCAGGATCCCTACGCCTCCCTTCACCCGCGGCGAACCGTGGCGCAGCTGATCTCGGAACCCTGGGAGATCCATCCGGGTGTGGTGGAGAAATCCGGGCGGCCGGCGCGGATTGATGCTCTCCTTGCGGAAGTCAATCTGCCCAAGCATTTCTCGAGCTACTATCCGAACCAGATGTCGGGCGGACAAAGGCAACGGGTGGCGATCGCCCGGGCACTCGCCCTTGAGCCCAAGATCCTGATCCTCGACGAGCCGGTTTCGGCGCTGGATGTTTCGGTTCAGGCGCAAGTCATCAAAGTTCTGATGACGCTGCAGGAACGACGCGATTTGGCCTATATTTTCATCTCGCACGACCTGCCTCTGGTCCGGCTCGTGGCGCATAAGGTCGCCGTCATGAATCGCGGGCGATTTGTCGAAGCCGGACCCACCGATACGGTTTTCGACAATCCAAGCGATGAATACACCCGCACCCTGCTTGCCTCCTCCCCAGCAATCGCCGAAGACGCTTAA
- a CDS encoding beta-galactosidase trimerization domain-containing protein — MSEERATTRTAVGRGWWTRPFSNIQTNIQEIDATMDVDRVLDFIEEKGADTWLLNVGGIMSFYPTDLPFQTPVSFLKDRPSGDLIGDAVAAAHKRGIRVLARMDFSKVSTRIAGEHPEWLFKSPSGRPQIYSTLYSTCPCGDYYQKHSLEIIDEVMDRYDVGGFFVNWFRFSEFDYSRVYHGVCHCERCKAAFGAYAPSLELPDGPQHATYPNWLRFAAEVIQDLVDRLALHVAAKGKDAALIMSRESPIIYYEANNAFGRELWHHATSEAVSVYRTGMPSSSVLVNSTCFVDMPYRMAGEQPEHFAQYLLQAIARGGNPSTYLMGEPGRIPYPNVPMAGEIQNFFKANGRLYGNYRPGSTVALVRPNPLRKADPEYPAAVSEFRGLYCALKEKHIPFDVIGVELISRMAGDGNLSRYSAIILPDVNDIGAAAAASLDDYARRGGNVVLTGRGGVASDGSVELTTAPSVMQFAEQKTGMNLWATYVADYRQPDAENYRYTGDIIPVFGSYTSFVWKPNCTRLGSVLPQAPFGPPEKCYGHIGSDEPGAVSATTGGGTVLQIPWSVGRTYHEFGTTSVRDYFLRAISHLIRGPLSATLPEQVELIAGRVDDGMLIHLINQSGARRKSFGPHIPIAGGSIRVRGGTGQPRLLVSAMSPPTRLEGDELIIELPSLDLFEVVHVNTLS, encoded by the coding sequence ATGTCGGAAGAGCGCGCAACAACGAGGACGGCGGTCGGGCGGGGATGGTGGACACGCCCCTTCTCGAACATTCAGACGAACATCCAGGAAATCGACGCCACCATGGACGTGGATCGGGTGCTTGATTTTATCGAAGAGAAAGGCGCAGACACATGGTTGCTCAACGTCGGCGGCATCATGTCCTTCTATCCGACCGACCTTCCGTTTCAAACGCCTGTCTCCTTTCTGAAAGATCGACCATCGGGGGATCTCATCGGTGATGCGGTCGCTGCCGCTCACAAACGCGGCATCCGTGTCTTGGCCCGCATGGACTTCTCCAAAGTCTCAACTCGGATCGCCGGCGAACATCCGGAATGGCTTTTCAAGTCTCCATCAGGTCGTCCGCAAATTTACAGCACCCTGTACAGCACGTGCCCATGCGGGGACTATTATCAAAAACATTCGCTCGAGATTATCGACGAAGTCATGGACCGCTACGATGTCGGCGGTTTCTTCGTAAACTGGTTTCGGTTTTCGGAGTTTGACTATAGCCGCGTCTATCATGGTGTCTGCCACTGCGAGCGATGCAAGGCGGCCTTCGGGGCATATGCGCCGAGCCTGGAATTGCCTGATGGGCCGCAGCACGCCACTTATCCAAACTGGCTGCGGTTTGCAGCCGAAGTCATTCAAGATCTCGTCGACCGGCTGGCGCTACACGTCGCAGCGAAAGGCAAGGACGCTGCCCTCATCATGAGCCGCGAGTCGCCGATCATCTACTACGAAGCCAACAATGCATTTGGCCGCGAGCTTTGGCATCATGCGACATCCGAGGCGGTCAGCGTATACCGCACCGGCATGCCATCCTCGTCCGTACTGGTGAATTCGACGTGTTTCGTCGACATGCCCTATCGAATGGCGGGCGAGCAGCCCGAGCATTTTGCACAGTATCTTCTGCAGGCAATCGCGCGGGGCGGTAACCCCTCGACCTATCTGATGGGGGAGCCCGGAAGAATTCCCTATCCGAACGTGCCGATGGCCGGGGAAATCCAGAATTTTTTCAAGGCGAATGGGCGGCTCTACGGAAATTATCGGCCCGGCTCGACCGTCGCGCTCGTTCGCCCGAACCCTCTGCGGAAGGCTGATCCGGAATATCCTGCAGCGGTCTCCGAGTTTCGCGGACTATATTGTGCGCTCAAGGAGAAACACATTCCGTTCGATGTCATCGGGGTTGAGCTGATTTCGCGCATGGCAGGAGACGGGAATCTGTCGCGCTACTCGGCGATTATTCTCCCTGACGTCAATGACATCGGTGCTGCCGCTGCAGCAAGCCTAGATGATTACGCCAGGCGCGGCGGAAATGTCGTTTTGACCGGGCGTGGCGGCGTGGCATCGGATGGGAGCGTGGAGCTGACAACCGCTCCGTCTGTGATGCAATTCGCGGAGCAAAAGACCGGCATGAATCTCTGGGCAACCTATGTTGCCGATTACCGCCAGCCCGATGCCGAAAATTATCGATACACCGGCGATATCATTCCGGTGTTCGGAAGTTATACCAGCTTCGTCTGGAAGCCGAACTGCACGCGGCTTGGCAGTGTCCTTCCTCAGGCGCCGTTCGGCCCCCCCGAAAAATGCTACGGCCATATCGGCAGCGACGAGCCGGGTGCTGTTTCGGCAACGACTGGCGGCGGCACGGTGTTGCAGATTCCCTGGTCGGTTGGCCGCACATATCATGAGTTCGGCACGACGTCCGTCCGCGACTATTTCCTCAGAGCGATCAGTCACCTTATTCGGGGACCGTTAAGCGCTACTCTGCCGGAACAAGTGGAACTGATTGCCGGACGAGTGGACGATGGGATGCTGATCCATCTTATCAACCAATCCGGGGCAAGACGGAAATCATTTGGGCCGCATATTCCAATCGCAGGCGGCAGCATCCGTGTGAGGGGCGGCACCGGTCAGCCCCGGTTGCTTGTTTCCGCAATGTCTCCGCCGACGCGGCTGGAAGGAGATGAACTCATCATCGAGTTGCCGTCGCTCGACCTGTTCGAAGTGGTGCATGTGAACACGTTGAGCTGA
- a CDS encoding ABC transporter substrate-binding protein has product MNSSIYSNDSGLTRRRLLRNSAAVAGTFALLGGTRAIGQTRAIRFGIFGSSEKLALRGDSIKHFAETHPEIPVIYEGVPSAAWPDKIAAMIAGGNAPDVITLDSQYMPQYATRRVLEPLEAYIPEQIKADDFPPAVLDLGRTNGKLYGLPIAVSIQAMAYNGTALERLNMTLPEQFSYASFAEFCAEIHARDKSLYGSHDHGGRINDFLRVLRSQDRVLIADDKLAVTADDVGEWFNYWDGMRKSGGSVPPDIQAAYPNGEWQNAPIVLRKAVFASIQTQDLKSGFQGLTNDTLWMMAPPAWKEGVHNGCFPSPSSLLSMNARAGNKKNAAILMDYFVNSPESARILRLISGPPASMPALAAVKALPDLDRLDKNVLEYAETALKTAKAAPPVHRAQKAIEDILKRLNEDVGFERSSVKKAAKDFIGMGNAAIRRA; this is encoded by the coding sequence ATGAATTCGAGCATTTACAGCAACGACAGCGGGCTTACGCGCAGACGGCTGCTTCGCAACAGCGCGGCTGTCGCCGGTACTTTCGCGCTATTGGGAGGTACCCGTGCTATCGGACAGACGCGCGCAATCCGCTTCGGCATTTTCGGAAGCTCAGAGAAGTTGGCTCTGCGGGGAGATTCGATCAAGCATTTTGCCGAAACCCATCCGGAGATCCCTGTCATCTATGAGGGGGTCCCCAGCGCCGCGTGGCCCGACAAAATCGCGGCGATGATCGCCGGCGGAAATGCTCCCGACGTTATCACCCTGGATTCTCAATACATGCCGCAATACGCAACCCGCAGGGTTCTGGAACCCCTCGAAGCGTACATTCCCGAGCAGATAAAGGCGGACGACTTCCCGCCTGCCGTCCTTGACTTGGGTCGGACCAACGGAAAGCTCTACGGTCTGCCGATTGCCGTCAGCATTCAGGCAATGGCTTATAACGGCACGGCGCTGGAGCGTCTGAACATGACGCTGCCGGAGCAGTTCAGCTACGCATCCTTCGCGGAATTTTGCGCGGAGATCCATGCAAGAGACAAGAGCTTGTACGGCAGCCACGACCACGGAGGGCGAATCAATGACTTCCTGCGTGTCTTGCGGTCACAGGATCGCGTGCTCATTGCCGACGACAAACTTGCGGTCACGGCCGACGACGTTGGCGAGTGGTTCAACTACTGGGACGGGATGCGCAAATCGGGCGGCTCCGTCCCCCCGGACATTCAGGCCGCATATCCGAATGGGGAATGGCAGAACGCGCCAATCGTCTTGAGGAAGGCGGTATTTGCCTCCATCCAGACGCAGGATCTCAAGAGCGGCTTTCAGGGTCTGACCAATGATACATTGTGGATGATGGCTCCTCCCGCCTGGAAAGAAGGAGTGCACAATGGCTGCTTTCCCAGCCCTTCAAGTCTGCTGAGCATGAATGCCCGGGCCGGCAACAAGAAGAACGCAGCCATCCTCATGGATTATTTCGTAAATTCCCCGGAATCGGCCCGGATCCTGCGCCTCATCAGCGGGCCGCCGGCCTCGATGCCGGCGCTTGCCGCTGTCAAGGCCTTGCCCGATCTCGATCGCCTCGACAAGAATGTCCTCGAATATGCCGAAACAGCCCTCAAGACGGCCAAGGCGGCACCGCCTGTCCACCGTGCTCAAAAGGCGATCGAGGACATTCTGAAGCGGCTGAACGAAGATGTCGGCTTCGAAAGATCGTCCGTCAAAAAGGCCGCGAAAGATTTCATCGGCATGGGGAATGCCGCCATCCGCCGAGCGTAG
- a CDS encoding ABC transporter permease subunit, translated as MMAATSDATRPRRSGASRAWAYGALILGALLMVYPLWWMVMSSFKPDTMIFTEPNRLPGSLDFKNYVDGWFSSAPGFTRYYFNSFVICLGAVVGNVLACSLTAYAFARLEFPFKRVLFAIMMLTLMLPHHVVLIPQYILFVKLDWVNTYLPLIVPKFLATDAFFIFLMVQFIRKIPRELDEAAAIDGCGTFRTFITIIFPLLTPALVTTIIFTFIWTYNDFFAQLIYLTSPNSVTVPVALRAMIGESGGSYGQLLAMSVLSLVPTFVVFLIFQRRLVEGISTSGLKG; from the coding sequence ATGATGGCTGCGACATCCGACGCAACGAGACCGAGAAGATCCGGTGCAAGCCGCGCCTGGGCCTATGGAGCGCTCATCCTGGGAGCGCTGCTCATGGTTTACCCGCTCTGGTGGATGGTGATGAGCTCGTTCAAGCCGGACACGATGATTTTCACCGAGCCGAACCGCCTGCCTGGCTCGCTGGATTTCAAGAATTACGTCGATGGCTGGTTCTCGTCTGCCCCAGGGTTCACACGTTACTATTTCAATTCTTTCGTGATCTGCCTGGGAGCAGTCGTCGGCAACGTCTTAGCGTGCTCGCTGACAGCCTACGCCTTCGCTCGCCTGGAATTTCCTTTCAAGCGTGTTTTGTTCGCGATCATGATGCTGACGCTGATGCTGCCGCATCATGTGGTGCTGATTCCGCAGTATATTCTCTTTGTCAAACTGGATTGGGTGAACACCTACCTGCCGTTGATCGTGCCGAAGTTCCTGGCGACGGACGCCTTCTTTATATTTCTGATGGTTCAGTTTATCCGCAAGATCCCCCGGGAGCTGGATGAGGCGGCCGCAATCGACGGGTGCGGCACGTTCCGGACATTCATCACGATCATCTTCCCGCTGCTGACGCCCGCCTTGGTGACCACGATCATCTTCACCTTCATCTGGACGTATAACGACTTCTTCGCGCAGCTCATTTACCTCACCTCGCCGAACTCGGTAACCGTCCCGGTCGCCCTGCGCGCAATGATCGGTGAATCCGGCGGATCCTACGGACAGCTATTGGCAATGTCGGTGCTCAGCCTGGTCCCGACATTTGTCGTCTTCTTGATTTTCCAAAGACGCTTGGTCGAGGGCATCAGCACGTCCGGGCTCAAGGGCTAG
- a CDS encoding carbohydrate ABC transporter permease gives MMEEAIRSAPKQRYALRPATRQGLDAYLLLLPWFAGLIFLTAGPLLSSFYLAFTDYDMFNSPNWVGLQNFEDMFLYDPRFMTALGVTLTYVLLGVPLNLVFALGIALLLNLKVRGLGMFRAIYYLPSLLGSSVAVAVMWRQIFGGQGVMNSLLASFGFVGSNWIAHPSYALYTLVILHIWQFGSAMIVFLAGLQQIPRELYEAAEIDGAGPWSKFRRVTLPMLTPVIFFNLVLGVINSFQAFTAAYIVSGGSGGPSDATLFYTLYLYQEGFTHFRMGYASAMGWILLVIIGAFTALNFWISRRWVFYGDN, from the coding sequence ATGATGGAAGAAGCGATACGATCAGCGCCGAAACAGCGATACGCTCTTCGGCCGGCGACGCGCCAAGGGCTGGACGCCTATTTGCTTTTGCTGCCGTGGTTCGCCGGCCTGATCTTTTTGACCGCCGGTCCATTGCTGTCGTCGTTCTACCTGGCCTTCACCGACTATGACATGTTCAACAGCCCCAATTGGGTAGGACTGCAGAACTTCGAGGACATGTTTCTCTACGACCCGCGCTTCATGACGGCGCTTGGCGTAACGCTCACCTATGTCCTGCTTGGCGTACCGCTCAATCTGGTTTTCGCGCTCGGCATCGCCCTGCTTTTGAACCTCAAGGTCCGCGGCTTGGGAATGTTCCGGGCAATCTATTACCTGCCTTCCTTGCTCGGCAGCAGCGTGGCAGTGGCGGTAATGTGGCGCCAGATTTTCGGTGGGCAAGGCGTGATGAACTCGCTCCTGGCGAGCTTCGGTTTCGTCGGTTCCAATTGGATCGCTCATCCATCCTATGCCTTGTACACCCTTGTCATCCTTCATATCTGGCAATTCGGATCGGCGATGATCGTCTTTCTCGCCGGGCTGCAGCAGATCCCGCGAGAGCTCTATGAGGCGGCCGAAATCGATGGAGCCGGACCCTGGAGCAAATTCAGGCGCGTGACGCTTCCGATGCTGACACCGGTAATCTTCTTCAATCTCGTGCTCGGCGTCATCAACTCGTTCCAGGCGTTCACTGCCGCCTACATCGTCAGCGGTGGGTCCGGCGGGCCGTCTGACGCAACGCTTTTCTACACGCTCTATCTCTACCAGGAGGGCTTTACGCATTTCCGCATGGGTTATGCGTCGGCCATGGGTTGGATCCTGCTTGTTATCATCGGGGCGTTCACCGCACTCAACTTCTGGATTTCGCGGCGCTGGGTCTTCTACGGGGATAATTGA